The following proteins come from a genomic window of Malus sylvestris chromosome 4, drMalSylv7.2, whole genome shotgun sequence:
- the LOC126618992 gene encoding uncharacterized protein LOC126618992 isoform X1, which yields MEFSVSGNALKTFARSITCLARIGNELAVQASPSQLALHSLNTSRSAYQSSTFKPDFFDVYTVTGNQVQCSVLLKAVCSVLRTPLASIDNLSVKLPDPDASKLQWTLQCFSGMKKTYWISCNVEPDIQHLSLDRRKFPSSLVVRPRDLNRLLANFQSSLQEITVIATEPTSLPSDAASEIGGKAVELRSYIDPTKDSDSSLHTQLWIDPTEEFVQYTHTGDPIDVTFGVKELKAFLSFCEGCEIDIHLYFEKAGQPILMAPKFGLDDGSTSNFDATLVLATMLVSQLHETNPAEPPQAATEMHIRDEHGTGSEARRERCRPSGSEHPSDHTRIWSDLSGSGARSGNGAEGGQVQGERNLNANGQREVQRMSKLHISNPASAGGNEPVDPNACHPEENDHMEEPRDRSQINGGGFSQHHPSNWVDADEDDSDEDEENDLCIQATPPYYEEQ from the exons ATGGAGTTCAGTGTGAGCGGCAACGCCCTGAAGACCTTCGCCCGCTCCATCACGTGCCTCGCACGCATCGGCAACGAACTCGCCGTCCAAGCTTCTCCTTCTCAG CTTGCTTTGCATTCCCTCAATACGTCACGTTCTGCCTATCAATCGAGCACATTTAAGCCTGATTTCTTTGACGTCTATACTGTAACTGGTAATCAAGTGCAATGTAGTGTGCTTTTAAAG GCTGTTTGCTCTGTGCTTAGGACACCTTTAGCAAGTATAGATAATTTGAGCGTGAAATTGCCTGATCCCGATGCATCAAAACTGCAATGGACTTTACAGTGCTTCAGTG GTATGAAAAAAACCTATTGGATTAGTTGCAATGTTGAACCCGATATACAACATTTGTCTCTTGATAGGAGAAAATTCCCAAGCAGCTTAGTGGTGAGACCCCGAGATCTGAACAGattgcttgctaattttcagTCATCGCTTCAGGAGATTACAGTCATAGCAACAGAACCCACTTCCTTGCCTTCTGATGCAGCAAGTGAAATTGGAGGAAAAGCTGTTGAACTTAGAAGTTATATTGACCCAACCAAAG ACAGTGATTCGTCACTGCATACTCAACTATGGATAGATCCTACCGAAGAGTTTGTGCAGTATACCCACACTGGAGACCCCATAGATGTGACATTTGGTGTGAAGGAGTTGAAG GCGTTCCTTTCTTTCTGCGAGGGCTGTGAAATTGACATCCACTTATATTTTGAGAAAGCTGGACA GCCTATTCTAATGGCACCAAAGTTTGGTCTAGATGATGGGTCCACTTCAAATTTTGATGCTACGCTTGTACTTGCAACCATGCTAGTGTCACAACTGCATGAAACCAATCCCGCAGAACCTCCACAAGCAGCTACGGAAATGCACATTCGGGATGAGCATGGGACAGGGTCAGAAGCACGACGAGAAAGGTGTAGGCCAAGTGGTTCTGAGCATCCATCTGACCACACCAGAATTTGGTCTGATCTTTCAG GAAGTGGTGCAAGAAGTGGCAACGGCGCTGAAGGAGGACAGGTTCAAGGGGAAAGAAATTTGAATGCTAATGGACAGAGAGAAGTCCAAAGGATGAGTAAACTGCATATTTCGAATCCTGCATCTGCTGGGGGAAATGAGCCTGTGGATCCCAATGC CTGCCACCCTGAGGAAAATGATCATATGGAAGAACCTAGAG ATAGATCACAAATTAACGGCGGTGGGTTTTCACAACACCATCCTAGTAACTGGGTAGACGCAGATGAAGACGACAGTGATGAGGATGAAGAGAATGACCTTTGTATTCAGGCAACACCACCATACTATGAAGAACAGTAG
- the LOC126618991 gene encoding rapid alkalinization factor-like: MASLHSFSLLLLICASILVVGSSNGDQHHLSWMPAADAKSASCKGSIAECALAAGDDEEFDMDSEISRRILATTKYISYGALQRNTVPCSRRGASYYNCKPGAQANPYNRGCSAITRCRS; the protein is encoded by the coding sequence ATGGCTAGTCTGCACAGCTTCTCGCTCCTCCTCCTGATCTGCGCCTCAATCTTGGTGGTGGGTTCGTCAAATGGGGACCAGCACCACCTCTCCTGGATGCCCGCCGCCGACGCCAAGTCAGCCTCCTGCAAGGGCTCCATAGCCGAGTGCGCCTTGGCTGCCGGGGATGATGAGGAGTTTGACATGGACTCGGAGATCAGCCGTCGCATCTTAGCCACCACCAAGTACATCAGCTACGGTGCGCTGCAGAGGAACACCGTGCCTTGCTCCAGGCGCGGCGCCTCCTACTACAATTGCAAGCCCGGGGCCCAGGCCAACCCCTACAACCGCGGCTGCAGCGCCATCACAAGGTGCAGGAGTtaa
- the LOC126618992 gene encoding uncharacterized protein LOC126618992 isoform X2, protein MPSYRARRSSSATDRDGVQCERQRPEDLRPLHHVPRTHRQRTRRPSFSFSGMKKTYWISCNVEPDIQHLSLDRRKFPSSLVVRPRDLNRLLANFQSSLQEITVIATEPTSLPSDAASEIGGKAVELRSYIDPTKDSDSSLHTQLWIDPTEEFVQYTHTGDPIDVTFGVKELKAFLSFCEGCEIDIHLYFEKAGQPILMAPKFGLDDGSTSNFDATLVLATMLVSQLHETNPAEPPQAATEMHIRDEHGTGSEARRERCRPSGSEHPSDHTRIWSDLSGSGARSGNGAEGGQVQGERNLNANGQREVQRMSKLHISNPASAGGNEPVDPNACHPEENDHMEEPRDRSQINGGGFSQHHPSNWVDADEDDSDEDEENDLCIQATPPYYEEQ, encoded by the exons ATGCCAAGTTACAGAGCGCGGCGCTCTTCGTCTGCGACCGATAGAGATGGAGTTCAGTGTGAGCGGCAACGCCCTGAAGACCTTCGCCCGCTCCATCACGTGCCTCGCACGCATCGGCAACGAACTCGCCGTCCAAGCTTCTCCTTCTCAG GTATGAAAAAAACCTATTGGATTAGTTGCAATGTTGAACCCGATATACAACATTTGTCTCTTGATAGGAGAAAATTCCCAAGCAGCTTAGTGGTGAGACCCCGAGATCTGAACAGattgcttgctaattttcagTCATCGCTTCAGGAGATTACAGTCATAGCAACAGAACCCACTTCCTTGCCTTCTGATGCAGCAAGTGAAATTGGAGGAAAAGCTGTTGAACTTAGAAGTTATATTGACCCAACCAAAG ACAGTGATTCGTCACTGCATACTCAACTATGGATAGATCCTACCGAAGAGTTTGTGCAGTATACCCACACTGGAGACCCCATAGATGTGACATTTGGTGTGAAGGAGTTGAAG GCGTTCCTTTCTTTCTGCGAGGGCTGTGAAATTGACATCCACTTATATTTTGAGAAAGCTGGACA GCCTATTCTAATGGCACCAAAGTTTGGTCTAGATGATGGGTCCACTTCAAATTTTGATGCTACGCTTGTACTTGCAACCATGCTAGTGTCACAACTGCATGAAACCAATCCCGCAGAACCTCCACAAGCAGCTACGGAAATGCACATTCGGGATGAGCATGGGACAGGGTCAGAAGCACGACGAGAAAGGTGTAGGCCAAGTGGTTCTGAGCATCCATCTGACCACACCAGAATTTGGTCTGATCTTTCAG GAAGTGGTGCAAGAAGTGGCAACGGCGCTGAAGGAGGACAGGTTCAAGGGGAAAGAAATTTGAATGCTAATGGACAGAGAGAAGTCCAAAGGATGAGTAAACTGCATATTTCGAATCCTGCATCTGCTGGGGGAAATGAGCCTGTGGATCCCAATGC CTGCCACCCTGAGGAAAATGATCATATGGAAGAACCTAGAG ATAGATCACAAATTAACGGCGGTGGGTTTTCACAACACCATCCTAGTAACTGGGTAGACGCAGATGAAGACGACAGTGATGAGGATGAAGAGAATGACCTTTGTATTCAGGCAACACCACCATACTATGAAGAACAGTAG
- the LOC126618993 gene encoding heavy metal-associated isoprenylated plant protein 35-like gives MAKAEAKSEAKPEKPKEIEEVSVPTLKYKIWVLKVPIHCGGCKKKVAKILKKIDGVYKTEFDGSFGKENKVTVTGNVEPEILIRKLAKGGKHAELWLDQKANNSNNSNDKKKKKGKNKERQQGENAKGSQDGNHGGPGCGGSGDKEREAVKAEVVQVQDNGGKKKNEGAGGAGGSKSGEGANAVKVIEGGGAPAKKGAGGGGKGKEVKVEVVRQGKAVNVSGQPDAAEKCFGGDDDDDDSDCAVEKSGGGGGGRDGAGGSGTKKKNKGQKGNANAGDSDENEQCGDAAPARTGLPPHHGNVPRGPPVPYMFNGFNAPRMPPYGTQGPNFGPAPAPAPANHMAPHQLLYEYQYPRHPIQAMNFNTAYPASSYGASQYAAPPPHAHSYSYVSQSVAAETEPRSYHSDSYPQYHPSQPVYNPPQQSDSFVLFSDENPNGCTIM, from the exons ATGGCAAAAGCTGAAGCTAAGTCTGAAGCCAAACCAGAAAAACcgaaagaaattgaagaagttTCGGTACCCACTCTCAAATACAAA ATTTGGGTTTTGAAAGTCCCTATACACTGTGGGGGCTGCAAGAAAAAAGTCGCAAAAATCTTGAAAAAAATAGATG GGGTTTACAAAACAGAGTTCGATGGGAGCTTCGGGAAGGAAAACAAAGTGACAGTGACTGGGAACGTGGAGCCGGAGATTTTGATCAGGAAGCTGGCCAAGGGAGGGAAACATGCAGAGCTGTGGCTTGATCAGAAGGCTAACAACAGCAATAATTCAAAcgacaagaagaaaaaaaaggggaagaaTAAGGAGAGACAGCAAGGCGAAAACGCCAAAGGGTCGCAGGACGGTAACCATGGCGGACCTGGCTGCGGCGGCAGTGGTGATAAAGAAAGGGAGGCGGTTAAGGCTGAAGTTGTTCAAGTCCAGGATAATGGTggtaagaagaaaaatgagggcGCTGGTGGCGCGGGTGGGAGTAAGAGCGGTGAGGGGGCGAATGCTGTGAAAGTGATTGAGGGCGGTGGTGCACCGGCAAAAAAGGGCGCGGGTGGCGGTGGAAAAGGCAAAGAGGTGAAGGTTGAGGTGGTGAGGCAGGGGAAGGCTGTgaacgtgtcaggacagccggATGCGGCGGAGAAGTGTTTTGGTGGGGACGACGATGACGATGACAGTGACTGTGCGGTTGAGAAAAGTGGAGGCGGCGGTGGAGGCCGCGACGGTGCTGGCGGCAGTGGAaccaagaagaaaaataaggggCAAAAGGGGAATGCAAATGCTGGGGATTCGGATGAGAATGAGCAATGTGGTGATGCTGCTCCAGCACGCACTGGATTACCGCCTCATCATGGCAATGTGCCACGTGGTCCTCCCGTGCCTTACATGTTTAATGGGTTCAATGCTCCTCGCATGCCTCCATATGGTACTCAAGGCCCAAACTTTGGTCCGGCTCCGGCACCAGCTCCAGCCAATCACATGGCTCCACATCAGCTGCTGTATGAGTACCAGTACCCCAGGCATCCAATCCAAGCTATGAACTTCAATACGGCCTACCCCGCCAGTAGCTACGGTGCATCCCAGTATGCTGCACCACCACCTCACGCACATTCTTACTCTTATGTGTCTCAAAGTGTGGCAGCTGAGACCGAGCCCCGGTCCTATCATTCGGACTCATATCCGCAGTACCACCCGTCTCAGCCGGTATATAATCCGCCGCAGCAGTCCGATTCCTTCGTGCTGTTCAGCGACGAGAATCCGAACGGGTGCACCATTATGTGA